The window aaGGAAGTGGTGTTTTTGTATAAACCGGACAAGGTGCTCATCGAGGCGGATTTGTTGTTTAATTTGCCTGCGACGGAGCAGTACTCCAAGGTaccggaggagaagaagccgaagccggggttgttggggggatGGTTTATGGGGATGAACAGTACGGAGGGAGAGGCGAaggggatgaagaggttTTTGTGGTGGGTTGTGAGCAGGGCAGATAGGGAGGGGTTCAATGAGATTGTGGGGAGGATGTATAGGGATTGGGATTTTGAGGTGATTGTGCCCTGTCATGGGGAGGTTATTGAAAAGGGGGCGAAGGAGGTCTGGGGCAGGGTGTTTGAGTGGCatttggaggggaagaagtgaGTGCTTTTCTTGCTGTCTTTTGGTAAATAGTGGTTGTTAATATGGAGGGGTTTTTCTTTGCAGGGGGTCACGTTTGTAAGATAGGTGGCTAATGGCCGTGATTAGGAAGAGCcttttgtgtttttgatgGGATAATGGGCGAGTGATTGTTTGTTAACACACCTGGAATTGGGCATTTATTGGGAATGCTATGTGGTTGCGAAACCTCGACATTGGGCAAGTGTGACAATCCGTCTTTGAGGATATGTTGGCTAGTGAGTTGATCGTCTGAGACATTGATGCAGGTACCGTCATCTTACCACTCGGGTGTTGTACCCGGACTGGTGACACATATCAGATCTCAAACATACAGTGGCAACTAAAGCATCATTGACAGGCTTGGGCTTACCAGGCTACGAAAAAGGGTTGGCTAGTGTTAGGCTTGGTTCTCACGGTTCTGTCCTTGTTGTGGACTTTCTGGATCACTGTTGCAGTTGTGGTGGACAACCTGGCCCATCTGCGGTCTCGCAGTTACTACAgtttttgctgttgggcCTAGGGTGGTCCTTATCCATATTGCCGTCGTCCTGACGATGGCCAGCCCTGCCCCTGAACAGGGCACCCGCTTCTCCAGTTGTTTTGCCGGTCCTGCAGCCAGGACCGGTGTTGACATTGCTACTGCCACCCTTGCTGCCGTCGCCGCGGCAACTCGCCGTTCCTGGGTTACGCAACCCAATTCTAGCTCCGTAGTCTCCATCACATCTAGTCAACCCGGACCTTCTAGTTAACACGGCATTTCTGGTCAACCCGATACATCTAGTCAACCCGGCATTTCTAGTCAACCCTCTACAGTTATCATACATATCGACCGCATTGGACTGCAGACTCGCTTGCCATGTCTTTTAATAAAACCAGACGGAACTGGAAGTAAAGTAGAGTTACTCACTGCTACTTCCCTTGAAGCTCGGGGCATATCTTATATCAAACACCACTAGCTTACGATATGGTTGATGGAAGTTGAACATACATCCTCTTGGAACCATGGAACTAAGATACAAGGTCTTTCCGTTAAGTCTTGGTTAATTCTGTCTTTGTTAGAGTACTTAACTATGAAGTCTTTAAATCGGATCAACGCCTTCTCTCAACATCCCTGATCTAAGGTAGGCGAGAAGTTGGAGCAAATAAGGCCCTTGTTAGTATTCATTTACACAGCTCTAGCTCCGCTCTACAGATTCTTCCTGATTCATTAGCATTATAGTTATTCTATTAACTAGCATCGTGTATTGACTTTCCATCAGCTCATCAATAAATGTCTTTATCGTCTACAGACAAGAATATAGCTCAGCAGTGCTCACAAGTGTGAAAGGTACCAACTTGATAGTGTTTGCTAATGCAAAAAGAACTGAAAGCAGCGTTCACACATAATGTCTTCGTGAGAGTAAGATAGGGGATTCTTCGAGGAATATTGTATGTTGAGAGGGCTGTTGTCCTTGGGGGTTCATGAGCATTTGATTGGGTTTCTTTCCGGATTTTCTTCCTACAATGTCTTCTCTCCTTGTGGAGTGGGATTGATGGGGAACGTTATCTGAAGTTGATGGGTTTATTGGGACGTTGGCGACACGAGTaaggggttggttgataATAGGACCTAAGCCGATGGCAGCAAAATTATAAGGAAGGCCAGCAGTGCTCTCGAGGACAAAATCCAGAATCCACCCGCATTCAGACATCAATATAGCATGTATTTATCAATATCAGTGGCAGGTGCAATGGGCCTACAGTTCCTGCTTTAAATTTGGAGTTCCTGGTGGCAGCTCATAGCTCATAGAAAACAACCAAGATTTCCCCTTTAATTTGATGACTTGCTGCTACACACCTTGCGACATGAATCCATCCAACTGACCTGCAATATAGTCCGGGAGCATGGACACATAAATGTCTGTCGTTTCTGACAAAAGTGTTTATCAGCATTTGCACATACCTAAAAATTAAACCTCAACAACGCTTACAAACAAATGTCTTTATCGTTTAAAATCATATGAATTAAAACTCAGCAGCACTCACACACAAATATTTTCATCGTTTATAAACGAAAAAAATTAAATTTAGCAGTGCTCACAAGTGCAAAATGCATAATCCAGCAGTGCTTACACATAAATGAATGTCTTAAATCGtttaaaagaaaaaaacaaaatacTACTCACCAGCACTCACACACGAACATCTTCTCCGTCTACAAACAACAAACTAAAACTTAGCAGCGCTCACAAGTGTAAAGTTTAGAATCCAGCAGCGTTTACATATGATGTCTTAGTCgttcaaaaacaaaaaccaaaaaaaaaaactcagCAGCATTCACAAATGATGTCTTTATCGTTTAAAAAcgcaaaaacaaaaactcaGCAGCGTTCACAAACGATCTCTCATGTTGAAGCTTGGATGACGATTGTTCAAACATACTTACCTTTAAAAAATCTATGCCAATGCCATGTAGACTTCATTCAAAAGACTTCAAATGCAGCATTTTTGACcagtttggggggaggtaATGTAGGGCTTTGCAGGGCTGTGTGAGACCCCTTTTGGCCCCCATGTCAAGCAGGCAAAACTCCATTTTGGTCAACTCTTACAGCCTCAGTTGTGAACATGGCGTGTTTgaagcttggtgttgaggctTTTTGGCGTTGAACTGAGGTTTAAGGGCTGTATTTCTGACTGTGTGTAATGTTTTAATAGCCTCAAAGAGGTCTACCATATGGGATTTGAGGCTCGAGCAATGCATCATCCCACACAAGAAGGCCTCACAAGCCATTAAAATTGTGGATCTCTATGCATTAATATGCAACATTATGTTGCTGAAGGACATCCAACTACCTCTTTCTAGCCTCCCCTGAAGCGGAGAAAACAGATTTCTGTGACGTTTTCAGACCTCGGTTGTGGAAATCCTTGGATTTGATGCCTACAATCGACAATAACGCCCACAGCCAAGGATCACAGGTCTCAAACGTAGGACTGGACGTCCAAATAGCTACATCAAGTCACAAAAAGACCTCAAAAAGTCATAGATAAATGTCCGCATGTATTTGAATGTCTACAACGCTATGaattccctcccccccaaactcctcgccaTTTACCCCCTATAAAAACAAAAGCAACATGTCCACGAATATTGCGCCCAAGTCGACGTGCAAATTATTTTTTAAGATCTCCACGATATCCTCCGAGGCCTCAGAATAAAACTATCATGCACGGGAAAAACGAAAATTGCACGAGAAagcccaaaagaaaaggcgACAACAACTTGGAAACGGCTCAGAAGCCGTCGTACTCGAAAGCAGCGGCGTATTCGGGGATGGTGCCCTTCATAAAGGCGTCATCTCTGTCCGCCTGAagctccatcttctccggGTCGATGAAACGGGCGGTCAGAGCGAACCGTCGCTTTCCCTCTGGGGTGACGGCGTGCTGCAAGGCTGAGTGTTAGAGACAGGTACACAAGTTGCGGTCAGGGAAGGAAGAGCGCACCTCGTACAGCTTCTGGATGGTGCAcccagccatcaccatcatatCACCGTgcttcatctccacctccagaaTATCCTTGTGGTTTTTCTTCCCACCGGTTCTGGTGAAACCATTGGTTTCGAAACCCTTGTTTCGCTTGGGGCGAAACCTCATCGTGCACGGCGACCCAAGTGATAGAGCGGCGACAACAGGGCCAAGCTCcttttcaccatcatcatgatACTGTGGAATGATAGGTTAGTACACTACAGTAACGTCGCCAGCAACGGTAACATACATTAATCTTATCATCCTCCATATAGCCCAGGGCGAGCAGCTCATTGAAGCTTTGGCTATGAGCAtcaaggttggtgatggtatCATCACCAATCTTATGATCAGCCGGGAAGTTTGCCGTGGCAGAAGACACGGCAACATTCTTGGCCCAGTCAAGACGCTTGAGAGCCTTGAGAATGGCAGCGGGGGCCTCGGCGAAGCCCTTGGACTGTACCGAGACTCCAAACTTGTAGCGGGCACCCTTGGAAATCATTGTCAGTTTGATACCCAACAATCTGACATAAGTGTTGGACTTACAAAGTTCTGCTGGAAGTGGCGGGTTAAACCTTCAAGCTTGTCTGGAAGAGGGTCAGTATGATCTCCCTACTGGAAACGACATGGAATGAGTATGACTTACGACCAGCGACGGCAGCGGGGTTCCTCTTCAGACCaatatcctccacctccaaagaCCTGAATAGCTCATCTGGGCCACCAGGCCTGGCGTTGATGACCTCATTCGACTGAAAAATTGTGAAGGAGCCAATAATACGTTCCTTGGCGTCGGTCAGGAAGAACTGACGAACGTTATAGCCTCCAAGGCCCATAACAGATGATCGAATGGCATATTTCTCAAGccagatggtggtgagggcatCGTTGGCTTGATGGCGTGATCTTCTGGACGCCATCTGCTTTGTGAAggcctcaacctcagcctcaagCTCTGCCTGAGGGAATGGAGTCATGGGGGCTGCCTTCTTGAACCCGCACCCTGGGATCTCGCACTGCAGCCAGTTCCAGTACCGACGTCTGCAGGCATGATGGCACTGGGGGCAGACAAACCCTCCGCGAAGACCCAGTTCTGTGCCGTGGTGCTGAGAATTGACGGCGGGCAACTCGGGCATGAGCGAGGGAATGGTTCCCGTGAAAGGCTGGCGCTCGTCAAGAAAGGCTTGGTTGTAGGCCAGAGCATCGAGGTCGACCAGTTGGCCGGGCAACATACGATAGTACATGTTGCAGCCGTATTGGAGGCAGAACCATCCAATGGTAAAAATTTGTTTACTCTCCTGGTGACAGGAAGAGCAAACTCTCATGGGACAAGTGACCGGAGTCAcgatctcctcctgcccagcAGGAATCCACCAAGACGGCGTGAAGGGGTTGGCTTTTTCGAACCGAATACGCCAGACTGAAAAGATCCTCTGAGTCTCAGGGTTCCTCAGAATCTCTTTCCACATGTATGTGATGTGGAACCAGTCGAGAACAGCGTAAGGGGCAGGCGGCTGGCAAGGGTAAAGCGGATGATTCTCACCTTCAAAGTGGGTTAGCATGCTCTGGTTCATGGAAAACCTGAATTTCACTCACCCGCAATGATAGCAATCAAAGTACGTTGCTCGTAAGCGTTCTTGATGGATCGAACGTTGGTGGCGTTGTCATCGGCGTCGCGACCACGAACCATTACGCTTCCTTCTCTCACTCGGCCACCCCCACTGTACCTAAGTTAGCAACCATAGTACACACTACAAGGGCCTACGGACTCGAAGAAGGTGGACCAGGATGAGAGTACTTACACAGCCGAAATGACAACGCTTTGGTGGAAGACATCGCCCTTTTCGACCTCCAAGTCAATCAGAAATCCCTTGGCAAGCAGACCGATGTTGTAGAGACTGCTCTTGTAGGACTTGTAGTAAGGGAGGGCCTCGCATAACCCCCCGCGGAACCTCGAGTGAATTGGAGGCGGGCCACGAGGGGCAGGCCTGGCAACAGGGACACGAGGGGCGAGCTTGACAATAGAGGCGCGAGGGGCGAGCTTGACAACAGGGGCAGTCTCTTCATCCTTGTCGGCGACAGGCGCGATAGCCAGGTCAatcttgatgttggcggCCTGGGGGATGATGTCGTCAATGTCTGGGTACTGAGCCGCGTCCCAGATAGGACTGTGAGGGTCAATCGCGGGTAGGCCGACCACGGGAGAGCCCACCGCAGGACGACTGGCGACAAATGGGTAGACACTCGAGTCCCAAATTGGCATTTGAGAAGCCAGAGCACCACTGTTGTGGTTGTAAAAAGGCAGCGGCTGTCCGGCCTGATgggcggggttgggatggACGAAAGGGTCGACCATCGGAGGGTTAACCAATGGAGAGTTGGCCGCGAGAAGGTTGACCACGGGCGGGATAGCGACAAAGGGGTAGGCGGCGGGATGATAGCTTTGGGTGTGAGGGTTGTACCAGTTCTGGTCAAACACCGGTTCATTCATAAAAAATTGCTGGTGGGCCAAGAAGGGGTCGACGGCACCATGGTGAGTTGCGGCTTGATGGTTAACGATGGCCCTCAGGTTGAACATGATCTTTTCAACGTAATATTCCGAGGGCACATTGGCCAGTTGCATATCCATTGTGTCTGCTTGCATGTGGAACGGAATGACGGACTTGGCCTCGTGCTTTTCGGCTGCAGCTGGGTAGAGAGGCACGTTTTCGCGCTCCAGGTTGGGGTCAATGTTATTCTCGACATTGGCGCCACACTCGGCATTGACGACAAAGTCAGCGTTCATGTCAACCCTGACGACAATCTCATGCTCGGCGTCAACTTCGTGTTCGACATCAATTCCGTGCTCGGCATCGATGTCAATCTCAGCCTCGTCATTGACATCCTTGGAGTGAATCTCGGAGAATTCCCGAGTCCGCAAGCGCTTGCTGATAGATTTGGTAACCGCACGCGaatcctcaaactcgggaGTGTCTTCCCGGGACCGCTTGTTGGCCCGCGGGAAGTCGTCAAAGACACCAAACCCCTGAATGATGCTCGTCAACTTCTCTGTGGCTCGCAAGGCAGCCTGGCGCTTGGGCCTGCCAGAGACAGGCATGACAGGAGACGAGGGAGCTGAGCTCAGGGGCGAGGAGACGCTGGCAAAGACACCGTCAGCCTCAGGGGAGCTTGTGCCGGTCACCTCGATGGTCATTTCAGACATCGCTGCCAGATGTGTGCAAGTCAGCTCTGCGAGGTCGGCGAAGTAGGTAATTGGGCTGGATAGAGGTTAGTGTATAGACTCGAACAAAAAAGGGGAGCCAATGAGAGGAAATTCAGGTGCTCGCAGGCATCGCGAtgaaccaaaaaaaacactcTCCGTTGACGTCCCCAATGTGAAAAGAAGAACCAAGACTTGCCTTGTGAGCCCTGTCGCGGGTTAAGAATAGGGTATAAGACTGATTGCTGGGCAGTCGGGGCTTGATGGCTGTTTGTCTCTTGCTTCTACTGGCTCTTGTCAAAACAGACTCTGAACAGTACCAATCATTTGgcaaagcagaaaaaaagataCTACGACTTTCGCAAGAGTTTGAACCGCTCCACGCAGGGAGAAAATCCTGAGTGGTCATGTAGTTGCTCTGCCCATCTTTGGCCATTTCTCATTGGCTGAGGTCTTTGAGATGATATTGGGATGGTATAGAAGGTGGAATGAGGAGTTTTCTCGAAGCAAAATGACTTACCGCAAGGTCCGATTGGGCTGGGAGGATCTGGGGGACTGTGAGGTTGCGCCGTGTTAGCCGCCAAGATCAACTGTGGCTTAAATACTGTTGTGCAGAGGGTATCATCCACAGAAGTCATAATGAACCGTCGAAGACATTTTGAATTCACGATAATTCGTGACGACGCGCGCGATAATCGTGGAGGAGTGTAGGGGAATTCAACTTACTCGACGTTCACGAACGGTGCTCGCAAGCGAGCAGGCGGAGGTGGGAGGgttcggtggtgttgagaagaagtagaaagggaaaggaaaaggaatCAAataggttggggagggtaGAGTAGCAGGGAGGTGGTCCAGGCCCCAGGTCCCAGGCACCACTCGTGCCTTCCGTCTTCACTAGCATATAACAATGAAGAAAAACTCTTCGAGCCTCGTGGATAGCTGCGGAAggtgggagggaaggaggaaggACTCTGGTACTGTGTAGACTAAGGGCTGGGGGCTGGCTATCTATCCTATGGACGACTGAGGCAAGATTTGCTCTTGCTGTTCGTCCCATCCTGAACATTACAGGACAGCAAATCTCTTCAGCAGATATGTCTATCTCGGACGCGTCTTAGAGACTCAGAAGATTAGACGAGATGATACTGGTGCTGTGATGCGTTGTTTGAAAGTGAATAATAATGACGAAGGTTGCTTGTTAATATATTGGTTTAGCTGATCTCTGTTTGATTACTTTGAACATATTGAGTCAGTTTCCTCATCAATTCACCCCCCAAAGTGTTTTCAGGCCAAGTACTCCTGCGTCCTCTTTGATAGTCTTGAGTCTATGGAGATACGCAAGAAGTCGAGCATAAGATCACCCGTCCTCTATGCGCAGGGAAAGAGGTGGGTTCTTCCCAAGGTCTTTGAATTGTGTGCACTGTGCCATGATCGCCGACGAAGTAAGGACCGACCCCTTCCCCTGAACAGGGAGCAAGAGCGACTGGGCTCAACGGCACCGAATTACGTCATTCCGCTCCTTACTTCGCCAGGCAGCCACGGATTGCAATGCGCTTTTGAAAATCGAGTCAAGTCCCAGAATCATTCACCTATATCTATATTATTGTCTCTTTTCTGTTAGGTGCTGTGAGAAGACAAAATATAATGGAGGGAGTATGTGAGAGGAACGGACTGCCTACATTGTAGATGTTGTCTGCTCTGTGAGACATGACCAGAGCGGAGTTTCAGGCACATGGAAGCCTCGTGTGAGAGGAGTCGTCTGAAACCGTAACCCTGTAGAACTTGAGGCTCTGCGGGAGATCGAAGCCAAGCTTTTTCATATCTCGGATCATCCGATGTGGAAGGAGAGATGGAGCCCTGCTACCAACTCACCTCATATGTGAAGTTTGCCCTCTTGGTGAGAGCATACCAACAACTCacttgttttcttctttcaaAACGGTAGAGCTTGAGAATCGGCCCAGTTCCCACCAGCTCAACTCTCTACCTGGTTTTAAACCCAATCAGAGAACCACAATAGGTCATGGAGAGGTGACGAAGGCGGGAAATTGTTTGTGTATTGTACCTGCCGGGCAAGTTTTTTTCCCCAAACAAAGCGGCGATGACGTATGTGGAGAGAAATTAGGATTACGGCGACGGAAGGAACGGACTGAGGTGGCACCATGGGGCATCTTGTGGATTCGAACACGTAGATTGGCCATCTCACTCCCACATAGTTTTGTATGTACTTCTGAATTGCCCAATAACAAACCTATTGTTCCTGAAAACGTCATCCAAGTGCCACAGAACACCGGCAATGACTCGATGTTAGCCAAATGCCTTCCGAAAGACCTGATAACCGAGGGGAGACCGGAAGTTGAGCAGTTGGTGGAACTGGCTCGTGCATGTCTCGCGGTCAGCTACCCCGCATGTCAAACAGCGCTAGAAGGGGGGTTTACCGAGGAGCTTGGGGCAAATGCGGGGGAGACTGCGGGGAAGCCTTGCAAGCGAGCAAGCGTTGGTGGGAATGGAAGCGCCAAGTCCTCAATCATGGGGAAAGTGGGCCAGAAACGGGATCGTGAACGGTTCGGGGACCCTTGTCAACTGTGTCCAAGACGGTGTAGAAGGGATCGAGGATGGCTGGGTCGTCGCCTTGTCTCAGCATTCGCATGTTATCACAGCATTGCGTGCTGTCAAaaaccccttctccttttcttttaCCTCACCGACTGTGCTGCGCTGAAAACCGGTTTCATTGACGCTGAGTGGTTTGAGACAGCACCACTGATCAAGCGCTGTTGTATCAAGAACAACATTCCCAGCCAACAGGTTCGGCCGTGCCAGTTTAACAACTAAACACACTACAACCGTGACAAAACTGCGTCAAGATGGTCTTTTACCCCCCTCCTTGGGTCCCGAAGCTCCCATTTGGTGAGGCTTACCCCAGAATCCGGTTGAGATGTAGGCAAACATGGCTAACTGGTTCATACACAGACCCCCCTGATTCGATTACCATCGGAGAGTTTATGAAGAATGAGATCTACGGTCGTCGCCCAATTGCAAAGAGCCGGAATCCCTTCACCTGCGGCTTGACAGGCAAAACATATGGTGTAACCGAGCAGCACAACCGCACCGAGCTTCTCGCAAGGGCCTTGTCTAAGGTTATGGGCTGGGAGCCAAATGTTGATTCGCCGTGGGACAAGGTCATTGCTGTTTTCTCTGTCAATACTGTAAGTAAACGAACAAAAGGAGTTCAGGGTGCAGAATCAGGGGTGCGCGCCGAGCTTTTCGCTGACTTATTGCCTGCGTCGCCGACAGATTGACTACCTGTCTGTGCTTCATTCAGTCCACCGACTGTCCGGTATCGCTACACCTGCCAATGTCGCCTACTCAGCCGGAGAGCTTGAGCACCAGCTTCGTTCTTCAGGAGCCAAGGCACTGTTCACCTGTGTGCCAGTTTTGGAGACCGCCTTGACGGCTGCAAAGGCGGTAGGGATTCCAGATGACAAGATCTTTATCATGGATGCACCAGTGCATTCAAAGAAACTCCCCTACAAGACTGTGGATGACTTGATTCAACTGGGTCAGTCCGTACCTGAGCTCGAGCCCCTGAAATGGGTTAAGGGTCAGGGTGAGAGACAAGTGGCATTTTTGTGCTACTCCAGCGGTACTTCTGGTCTGCCAGTAAGTCGAAACAGTTGAGTCTTGGTTGGATATGGGTTCAGCTAACTAGGGGCCAGAAAGCTGTCATGATCTCGCACAAGAACGTTATTGCGAACACCATGCAATTTTGCATCTACGACTCAGTCTCAAGAGAAAAGTTTGGGGTGGAAACACAAACGGCTTTGGGATTGCTGCCATTCAGCCACATTTATGGGCTGGTGGTCATCGCTCATTCTTCAGTTTGGAGAGGCGATGGCGTCATTGTCCTCCCCAAGTTTGATCTAACAGAGTATCTCCAGGCCATTGAAAGGTTCAAGATCAACTATCTTCCTTTGGTGAGTGTGCATTTCGCTTCGTTTTCTACATTTGCTAACAAACGTAGGTTCCTCCAATCGTCATCCGTATGTTAAGTAGCAGAGACATCCTCAAGAAATATGACCTGAGCAGTGTCCGGCTTCTCTTTACCGGAGCAGCGCCTCTTGGAAAGGAGACAGCTGAGGAGCTCCTGAAGATCTACCCAACGTGGCATGTGGGTCAGGGATACGGCATGACTGAATCAGCTACCGTCGTATGCACCACCAGCGAACACGATATCCACCAAGGCACATCTGGGTCTCTGGTGCCAGGCACAAGGGCCAAGATCATTGATCAAGACGGCAAGGAGATCACCGAGTACAACAAGCCGGGGGAGCTTCTGGTTCAATCACCCTCCATCACTCTTGGATACCTGAACAACGAGAAGGCTACCGCCGAAGCTTATGTctgggatgaggatggaagATGGCTGAGGACCGGTGATGAGGTCATTGTCACCAAGGCGCCCAGTGGGTATGAGCACATTACCATTGTGGACCGGCTCAAGGAGTtgatcaaggtcaaggtgAGTTCATCATACCCCCTTGAAAATATCGACATTGAAACTCACAACGTTATTCTGAACAGGCCCACCAAGTCGCCCCAGCCGAACTCGAAGCCCACCTCCTCACTCACCCAGCCGTCGATGACTGCGCGGTCATTGCGGTTCCTGACGAGCGCGACGGCGAAGTACCCAAGGCTTTTGTGGTAACACCGGCGTCCATGGCCGGGCGGAAGGACGAGGACATGGCGGCTGAGATTCTCAAGCATGTCCAGGATCACAAGGCGCACTACAAGTGGCTCAAGGGCGGTATTGAATTCATCGATGCTATTCCCAAGAGCCCGAGCGGCAAGATCCTGCGTCGCTTGCTTCGGGataaggagagggaggcgaggagagcGGCGGGCGCGAAGCTTTGAGTGATGGCTGTTTTTGGATATTGAGTATTGTTTTGGAAAGCCATGGTAGTGTTTGCGTGTTGGATAGTAATGGAAGCTAGTATTTTGGAGAATCTTCAACCTGTTAGCCAAATTCTGGAATGCTTGTCGTTCAGAGTGGTTGAGGACTTGATCTCTACCTACAAATCATGTCGCCATCATTCAACGCTGCAGCTGATAAATCTTGCTTGCCGGTAGAGAGAGACTCTACACAAGGACTCCGCAAAGCTACAAAAAGGAGATCTGGATGAGAGAGGCATTGCATGTTGAAAAGTTGCAGTTGCTTTACTGGGATTTTTTTACTTTAGGCCAGTTCCCAGAACAGGGCACATTCCACCACCTAAGCACCACTTACACGACGTCTCCACCTTCCCAATTCGACCACTCAATCTCACCTCTCGCCATAGGTACCAGGTATATTTCGACAACGTCTCGTAAGGTAAGCTATGCAAGTTGACtaccatcctcctcattaGGACTTGGCTAATGACTGGCTTGGTATGGTTGGTGCAGGAAACATGTTGCACTGCCTCGGGTCCGGTGTGCCTTTTGTCAGACCATTAACAACCGACCACCCTTGCCCAATCCTCTACGCCAGCCAGCAAGACTCCCAAGTATAAGATTCTTCACCATGCAGCTCCATGTCTACCAGGCACTATTGCAGTCTTGTCAGCATCTTATGGAGTGGATCATCTGACGGGAGAGCAATCAAGCTACATCCTCGAGGCCATGGAGACTTGTTTAGCTACTTCACAGGGTGGGGGAGACGGGGTGAGATGCCTCTGCAGGGGATTTCCATCGGCCGGCAAAGAACAAGAGTGTGACAGGAGGGATTAGCCGGCGATGCTGCATGGATTCATAAACGATGAAGAGTAGGAACCGGCGACCTCGGCTGGCTACATCCCCGGCCTCGCCGTTGACTCCCCTTCCGCTTCGGTGGCGAGATCAGCAAGGGGTTCCCGTGTAACAAGCTGGAGGATTTCTCGATTTTCGAAGGGCAAGGCAGTGTCTTGTCATCTGCCATGCCCTTATCACGAcggggatgagatggggtTTTTGAGGATGGCCATCGGGAGTGTGATCTTGACTTGGTGGATAGAGGCCGTCCAAATCACCAGGCAGCTTATAGTCATCAGGAGGTTCACCTCCTAATGTCGTGGAGACGGGGTAGACAAAGGTATCCTTACATTGAAGGAAGGCAAGGAGAGAAAGCAAGCATAGTTGCTTGGAAGGATCAGTCGGTGAGTGAAACCGTCGAAGAGCAGGTTTGAGAGGTTGTATCGG is drawn from Podospora pseudocomata strain CBS 415.72m chromosome 1 map unlocalized CBS415.72m_1, whole genome shotgun sequence and contains these coding sequences:
- a CDS encoding uncharacterized protein (COG:S; EggNog:ENOG503NZMI), whose amino-acid sequence is MSEMTIEVTGTSSPEADGVFASVSSPLSSAPSSPVMPVSGRPKRQAALRATEKLTSIIQGFGVFDDFPRANKRSREDTPEFEDSRAVTKSISKRLRTREFSEIHSKDVNDEAEIDIDAEHGIDVEHEVDAEHEIVVRVDMNADFVVNAECGANVENNIDPNLERENVPLYPAAAEKHEAKSVIPFHMQADTMDMQLANVPSEYYVEKIMFNLRAIVNHQAATHHGAVDPFLAHQQFFMNEPVFDQNWYNPHTQSYHPAAYPFVAIPPVVNLLAANSPLVNPPMVDPFVHPNPAHQAGQPLPFYNHNSGALASQMPIWDSSVYPFVASRPAVGSPVVGLPAIDPHSPIWDAAQYPDIDDIIPQAANIKIDLAIAPVADKDEETAPVVKLAPRVPVARPAPRGPPPIHSRFRGGLCEALPYYKSYKSSLYNIGLLAKGFLIDLEVEKGDVFHQSVVISAVGGGRVREGSVMVRGRDADDNATNVRSIKNAYEQRTLIAIIAGENHPLYPCQPPAPYAVLDWFHITYMWKEILRNPETQRIFSVWRIRFEKANPFTPSWWIPAGQEEIVTPVTCPMRVCSSCHQESKQIFTIGWFCLQYGCNMYYRMLPGQLVDLDALAYNQAFLDERQPFTGTIPSLMPELPAVNSQHHGTELGLRGGFVCPQCHHACRRRYWNWLQCEIPGCGFKKAAPMTPFPQAELEAEVEAFTKQMASRRSRHQANDALTTIWLEKYAIRSSVMGLGGYNVRQFFLTDAKERIIGSFTIFQSNEVINARPGGPDELFRSLEVEDIGLKRNPAAVAGHKLEGLTRHFQQNFGARYKFGVSVQSKGFAEAPAAILKALKRLDWAKNVAVSSATANFPADHKIGDDTITNLDAHSQSFNELLALGYMEDDKINYHDDGEKELGPVVAALSLGSPCTMRFRPKRNKGFETNGFTRTGGKKNHKDILEVEMKHGDMMHAVTPEGKRRFALTARFIDPEKMELQADRDDAFMKGTIPEYAAAFEYDGF
- a CDS encoding uncharacterized protein (COG:I; EggNog:ENOG503NWZC); translation: MVFYPPPWVPKLPFDPPDSITIGEFMKNEIYGRRPIAKSRNPFTCGLTGKTYGVTEQHNRTELLARALSKVMGWEPNVDSPWDKVIAVFSVNTIDYLSVLHSVHRLSGIATPANVAYSAGELEHQLRSSGAKALFTCVPVLETALTAAKAVGIPDDKIFIMDAPVHSKKLPYKTVDDLIQLGQSVPELEPLKWVKGQGERQVAFLCYSSGTSGLPKAVMISHKNVIANTMQFCIYDSVSREKFGVETQTALGLLPFSHIYGLVVIAHSSVWRGDGVIVLPKFDLTEYLQAIERFKINYLPLVPPIVIRMLSSRDILKKYDLSSVRLLFTGAAPLGKETAEELLKIYPTWHVGQGYGMTESATVVCTTSEHDIHQGTSGSLVPGTRAKIIDQDGKEITEYNKPGELLVQSPSITLGYLNNEKATAEAYVWDEDGRWLRTGDEVIVTKAPSGYEHITIVDRLKELIKVKAHQVAPAELEAHLLTHPAVDDCAVIAVPDERDGEVPKAFVVTPASMAGRKDEDMAAEILKHVQDHKAHYKWLKGGIEFIDAIPKSPSGKILRRLLRDKEREARRAAGAKL